Proteins co-encoded in one Stomoxys calcitrans chromosome 5, idStoCalc2.1, whole genome shotgun sequence genomic window:
- the LOC106081912 gene encoding uncharacterized protein LOC106081912, protein MRIERTISFLVLVFSHLLIINGIGGIGNLYQSFNTNEHNPMHGDILKLLGSIKLKLNYGYIIIWRNGIDTATEECIFETLIKSLSNETVIVMDNAIFNSYNFEKDRLAKTGLMLRCWGNTEVVPNIQLTDLLLGQLIWAQEEILISNICRKVKHDLLFNKFVIGKNSFMYQIVHTCNMENPLKLNSSTLRMLHRFASDDMRRMKVVTESNQVPPRSILYHDAAGNLQLDGFVANCITTFAERYHATLVIIPPPILGQAVFYEVLLNKTSEGLIDIPAMASPYKSTNQRLKSIYYSYPLEITDLCYMIPLPHLMEANKVFVYIIHTDVMIIIAILIIIYAILLTIATQKSTRILSLSNILLNDKSIRVLLGQSFVMPLKPCLFMQYVCFLSCYTSLIISTTYQAYLQSHLIHPAFEKRIETYDDMRSTGMRILITTPNSDFMDLSVYIRNQDLFLPQDSLDKLLKLRDTMDTRYAYPVTNSRWEVFQQQQRLFQRPLFYFSHNLCLKKHVFLAIPMRHNMPYRALFDKHIMELWQMGLMQHWIHTNFYTMVLRNYATFEDLSTPDEFADAIELNDFKWIWAFFAGFLMMASLIFLCELIYFHKFLKLPK, encoded by the coding sequence ATGCGCATTGAAAGGACTATCAGTTTTCTTGTGTTAGTGTTTTCACATCTATTAATCATAAATGGTATAGGCGGCATTGGAAACTTGTATCAAAGTTTCAACACAAACGAGCATAATCCAATGCATGGAGATATTTTGAAATTGTTGGGGAGTATCAAATTGAAACTGAACTATGGATACATTATCATATGGAGGAATGGTATTGATACTGCCACAGAAGAGTGCATATTTGAGACCTTAATCAAGAGTTTGTCTAATGAAACGGTGATAGTCATGGACAATGCAATATTTAACAGTTACAACTTTGAGAAGGACAGACTTGCCAAGACTGGTTTAATGTTGAGATGTTGGGGCAATACCGAAGTCGTGCCTAATATACAGTTAACGGATCTGTTGCTTGGCCAGTTAATTTGGGCTCAAGAGGAAATATTAATCAGCAATATTTGCCGAAAAGTTAAACACGACCTGCTGTTTAATAAATTTGTCATTGGCAAAAACTCTTTCATGTACCAAATAGTTCACACCTGTAATATGGAAAATCCATTGAAGCTGAACTCTTCTACGCTAAGAATGCTTCATCGATTCGCAAGTGATGACATGCGACGAATGAAAGTAGTGACCGAGTCCAATCAGGTGCCTCCACGCAGCATTTTGTATCATGATGCAGCAGGAAATTTGCAATTGGATGGGTTTGTGGCCAACTGTATAACAACATTTGCCGAAAGATATCACGCTACATTGGTAATAATTCCGCCTCCGATATTGGGTCAAGCGGTTTTCTATGAAGTCTTGTTAAATAAAACATCCGAAGGTTTAATTGATATTCCAGCCATGGCGAGCCCCTATAAAAGTACTAACCAACGATTGAAGAGCATATACTACTCCTATCCCCTGGAGATAACGGATCTCTGTTACATGATCCCGCTGCCTCATCTCATGGAAGCCAACAAAGTATTTGTGTACATTATACACACTGATGTTATGATTAttatcgcaattcttatcattatCTACGCCATACTCCTGACTATAGCAACGCAAAAATCGACCAGAATTCTTTCCTTATCAAATATATTGTTGAATGACAAGAGCATACGTGTTCTCTTGGGTCAGTCTTTCGTTATGCCCTTAAAGCCATGTCTCTTTATGCAATACGTGTGTTTCCTCTCGTGCTATACAAGTTTGATCATCTCCACCACCTATCAGGCTTATCTGCAATCGCATCTGATACACCCGGCCTTCGAAAAACGTATAGAGACCTATGACGACATGAGAAGCACTGGGATGAGAATTCTAATTACGACACCTAATTCAGATTTCATGGATCTCTCTGTTTATATCAGAAATCAAGACCTCTTTCTCCCTCAGGATTCACTTGATAAGTTGTTAAAACTTCGTGACACCATGGATACACGGTATGCCTATCCCGTGACCAACTCCAGGTGGGAGGTTTTTCAACAACAGCAACGTTTATTTCAGAGACCCTTGTTTTACTTTTCCCACAATTTGTGTTTGAAGAAACACGTTTTTCTGGCCATACCTATGCGACATAACATGCCCTACAGGGCCCTATTCGACAAGCATATAATGGAATTGTGGCAAATGGGTTTAATGCAGCATTGGATCCATACTAATTTCTATACAATGGTCCTTCGGAATTATGCAACATTCGAGGATTTAAGCACACCCGACGAGTTCGCCGATGCCATTGAGTTAAATGATTTCAAATGGATTTGGGCATTTTTTGCAGGTTTTCTTATGATGGCATCTCTAATATTTCTTTGTGAATTGATTTACtttcacaaatttttaaaactacCAAAATAA